Proteins from one Chitinophaga oryzae genomic window:
- a CDS encoding TldD/PmbA family protein: MIPRESDKIHGVTTLYRDRYDMLEDARLAGTQVGEKLKAKSVEPGKYDLVLDPSHLWLTIHESVGHPTELDRVLGYEANFAGTSFLTLDKWESKKFQFGSPLVNIVADKTQPGSLGAVGYDDEGVATQKWDLIKDGVLVNYQAIRDQAHIIGLKQSQGCCYSQSWSDVQFQRMANVSLQPGAASLTPAELIKNVERGIFIAGDGSFSIDQQRYNFQFGGQLFYEIKNGQIVGMLKDVAYQSNTQEFWNSCKAIADKRDYRLGGSFFDGKGQPSQVSAVSHGSATARFNGVNVINTARKI; this comes from the coding sequence ATGATCCCGCGTGAATCAGATAAAATCCACGGCGTAACTACGTTGTACCGCGATCGTTATGATATGCTGGAAGATGCCCGCCTCGCCGGTACGCAGGTGGGTGAGAAGCTGAAAGCCAAATCCGTGGAACCAGGCAAATACGACCTGGTACTGGACCCTTCCCATCTCTGGCTGACCATCCACGAATCGGTAGGACACCCTACTGAACTGGACCGCGTGCTGGGCTACGAGGCGAATTTCGCCGGCACCAGCTTCCTCACGCTCGACAAATGGGAGTCCAAAAAATTCCAGTTCGGCAGCCCGCTGGTAAATATCGTCGCTGATAAAACACAACCCGGCTCCCTCGGCGCCGTAGGGTACGACGACGAAGGCGTGGCCACGCAGAAGTGGGACCTGATCAAAGACGGCGTGCTGGTCAACTACCAGGCGATCCGTGATCAGGCGCATATTATCGGCCTGAAACAATCACAGGGCTGCTGTTATTCGCAAAGCTGGTCCGACGTGCAGTTCCAGCGTATGGCCAACGTATCGCTGCAACCCGGCGCTGCTTCCCTCACCCCGGCAGAGCTGATCAAAAACGTGGAGCGAGGCATCTTCATCGCCGGCGACGGCTCCTTCTCCATCGACCAGCAACGCTACAACTTCCAGTTCGGCGGACAGCTTTTCTATGAGATCAAAAACGGCCAGATCGTAGGCATGCTCAAAGATGTGGCTTACCAAAGCAATACGCAGGAGTTCTGGAATTCCTGTAAGGCAATCGCCGACAAGAGAGACTACCGCCTCGGCGGCTCCTTCTTCGACGGAAAAGGCCAGCCCTCACAGGTGAGCGCCGTATCCCACGGTTCAGCGACCGCCCGCTTCAATGGCGTAAACGTTATTAATACAGCTAGAAAAATTTAA
- a CDS encoding DUF4175 family protein, with amino-acid sequence MNNVNGHMKIAGIRTRWVQSQLLRYGLLSIALAAPLALFGAIPAVIGGILSLAVQLWWHQPWRLQEEEVARYLDQTFPELEDSAALLLKPAAGRNLLETLQTEKISPVLDNLQLPGKFYRPLRQAALVALFMVTFTIGWHMLNNYLAKLPVTANNAPGATARPEKVLPGIKSVQITLQPPAYMRRSAHTQSAFNITTPDSSLVKWEIHTNKEVQELALLFNDSTRLTLQPDAAHTTWTAIRTVRKSGFYQVSMNGSLSELYQLQLLPDQLPVIRITNPKPLTTIEFGQSTKVNVQAALTDDYGIRDTRIALTITSGSGEAVRFKDQELSFDNSFSAQLPQYQVSKTLDLSAMGLKPGDELYFHIRVTDTRRQENRSDVYIITLPDTAQLFSMEGMVTGVAFKPEYFRSQRQIILDAEQLLREKDSIGTAKFNSRSNDLGTDQKLLRLRYGKFLGEESESNVGDPRVAAEEGHDDHDHGHDHHGKEEQGAVDPKDFGNAAKVLDEFTDKHDNAEDATFFDPEIKKQLKATLTEMWKSELQLRLYKPQEALPFAYKALRLLKDLQQQSRVYVAKTGVKTTPLKPEKRLTGEQDKIQPRQQKETVAYQDQLLNVRQALAVLDAMKAGDTSGHAAVLGEAQQLLATQAVATPAVYLPALEAMRRIQMQKGTEKDIRTAQQGLQKMLKAPPLQPQRTPAPVAPSLPQHYFHNLKTGTP; translated from the coding sequence ATGAATAACGTCAACGGTCATATGAAAATAGCCGGTATCCGCACCCGCTGGGTGCAAAGCCAGCTATTGCGGTATGGCTTGTTGTCCATAGCCCTGGCGGCGCCGCTGGCGCTGTTTGGCGCTATCCCGGCTGTTATCGGGGGCATTTTGTCACTGGCAGTGCAGTTGTGGTGGCATCAACCCTGGCGCCTGCAGGAAGAAGAAGTGGCCCGTTACCTGGACCAGACGTTCCCCGAGCTGGAAGACAGCGCTGCGTTGCTGCTGAAGCCGGCGGCCGGCCGGAACCTGCTGGAAACGCTGCAAACGGAGAAGATCAGTCCCGTACTGGACAACCTGCAACTGCCCGGTAAATTTTACCGCCCGCTACGCCAGGCTGCCCTGGTTGCATTGTTTATGGTAACATTCACGATAGGTTGGCATATGCTGAACAACTATCTGGCAAAACTGCCGGTAACGGCCAACAACGCCCCGGGTGCAACCGCACGGCCTGAAAAAGTACTGCCCGGCATCAAAAGCGTACAGATCACGTTACAACCGCCGGCTTATATGCGCCGTTCAGCCCATACCCAGTCAGCATTCAATATCACTACGCCTGATAGCTCCCTGGTAAAATGGGAAATACATACGAATAAAGAAGTACAGGAACTGGCCCTGCTGTTCAACGACAGCACCCGGCTGACCTTACAGCCGGATGCGGCGCATACTACGTGGACGGCTATACGGACTGTCCGCAAATCAGGATTCTACCAGGTATCCATGAACGGCAGTCTCTCGGAGCTGTACCAGTTACAACTGTTGCCCGACCAGCTGCCGGTGATACGTATCACCAACCCCAAGCCCCTTACAACGATAGAATTCGGGCAATCCACCAAAGTGAACGTACAGGCAGCCCTGACAGATGACTATGGCATCCGGGACACACGCATAGCGCTAACCATCACCAGCGGCAGCGGAGAGGCCGTTCGCTTCAAAGACCAGGAACTGTCATTCGATAACAGCTTCAGCGCTCAGCTGCCGCAATACCAGGTGAGCAAAACGCTGGACCTCTCTGCCATGGGACTGAAACCCGGCGATGAACTGTATTTTCATATACGCGTGACCGATACCCGCCGGCAGGAAAACCGCTCGGACGTGTATATCATCACCCTGCCGGATACCGCACAGCTCTTCAGTATGGAAGGCATGGTGACCGGCGTGGCCTTTAAGCCGGAATACTTCCGCAGTCAGCGCCAGATCATCCTCGACGCGGAACAGCTGCTCCGGGAGAAAGACAGCATCGGTACGGCAAAATTCAACAGCCGCAGCAACGACCTCGGCACCGATCAGAAGCTGCTGCGCCTGCGCTATGGTAAATTCCTCGGCGAAGAATCGGAGTCCAACGTGGGAGATCCCCGCGTGGCGGCGGAAGAAGGGCATGATGATCATGACCATGGTCACGATCATCACGGCAAAGAAGAACAGGGGGCTGTGGACCCCAAAGACTTTGGCAACGCCGCCAAAGTACTGGATGAGTTTACGGATAAACATGACAACGCGGAAGACGCCACTTTCTTTGATCCGGAGATCAAAAAACAGCTGAAAGCCACCCTGACGGAGATGTGGAAGTCGGAGTTACAGCTCCGGCTGTATAAGCCACAGGAGGCATTGCCGTTCGCCTATAAGGCGCTTCGCCTGCTGAAAGACCTTCAGCAGCAGTCCCGCGTGTACGTCGCCAAGACAGGCGTTAAAACCACGCCGCTGAAGCCGGAGAAGCGGCTCACCGGCGAACAGGATAAGATTCAGCCACGGCAGCAAAAAGAAACGGTCGCTTACCAGGACCAGCTGCTGAATGTGCGGCAGGCGTTAGCCGTTCTCGACGCTATGAAAGCCGGTGATACCAGCGGCCATGCGGCGGTGCTCGGGGAAGCGCAACAGCTGCTGGCGACACAGGCGGTTGCTACGCCGGCGGTCTACCTGCCGGCCCTGGAAGCAATGCGCCGCATACAAATGCAGAAAGGCACGGAGAAGGATATACGTACTGCGCAACAGGGGCTGCAGAAAATGCTGAAAGCACCGCCGTTACAACCGCAACGCACACCGGCGCCGGTTGCGCCCTCGCTGCCGCAACATTATTTTCATAACCTTAAAACCGGCACGCCATGA
- a CDS encoding DUF4159 domain-containing protein, with amino-acid sequence MRLRYRSGDWDTDQRMPSNLLNSLIEYTTIPVAMQEKVIDLSSSELFQYPFCYLSGHKLVQFDAAEAANFKQYVNRGGFVFVDDCNHDIDGLFARSFETQMAQLFGAHALKKIPSTHPVYSSFFHFEKGPPNTSFELNGWGDDLVHDYLKAIEVNGRIGVLYSNKDYGCEWDYDFRNKRFLAEDNTKFGVNIIVYALQ; translated from the coding sequence GTGAGATTAAGATACCGGTCGGGCGACTGGGACACTGATCAGCGGATGCCTTCCAACCTGCTCAATTCATTGATTGAGTACACTACTATACCGGTGGCCATGCAGGAGAAGGTGATAGATCTCAGCAGCAGCGAGCTGTTTCAATATCCGTTTTGTTATCTCAGCGGGCATAAGCTCGTGCAATTTGATGCGGCCGAAGCGGCCAACTTTAAACAGTATGTTAACAGGGGCGGTTTCGTTTTTGTGGACGACTGCAACCATGATATCGATGGTTTGTTTGCCCGCTCCTTTGAAACGCAGATGGCGCAATTGTTTGGTGCGCATGCGTTAAAGAAGATACCTTCCACTCATCCTGTCTACAGTAGTTTTTTTCATTTCGAGAAGGGACCACCCAATACTTCTTTTGAGCTGAACGGCTGGGGAGATGATCTTGTGCATGACTATCTGAAAGCTATCGAAGTCAACGGCCGCATTGGCGTATTGTACAGCAACAAAGATTACGGCTGTGAATGGGATTATGATTTCCGCAACAAACGTTTCCTGGCGGAGGACAATACGAAGTTCGGCGTGAATATTATTGTATACGCACTGCAATAG
- a CDS encoding TldD/PmbA family protein: MAILKKEAAKALLQKVLAHSKADECEVSLRGEEGGNIRYARNAISTAGDIDNTVLSVTSYFGKRSGTATINEFDDAALERVVRRAEELARLAPENPEYMPLRGPVDFKESKTYVPATAAITPDTRADAVAQSIQVAKEAQLEAAGFIENTTSFSAILNSKGLFAYETDTNVVFTITTRNSAGTGSGFAARGFNDVSRLDTLSATKTAAAKANSSAGAKAIEPGKYTVILEPVAATYMLENMFRGLDARNADEGRSFMSKPGGGNRIGEQLMDDKVTIYSDPFHPDLPAGTWNREGFPLEKTTWIDKGVVKNLAYSQYWAKNKGVQPVPMPSNIIMEGGTASLEELIKSTEKGILVSRLWYIRLVDAQTLLLTGLTRDGTFYIENGEIKYPIKNLRFNESPVIMLNNVEALGKTERSLSIESYRSFLIPPMKIRDFTFTSLSDAI; this comes from the coding sequence ATGGCTATACTTAAAAAAGAAGCAGCAAAAGCATTACTGCAAAAAGTGCTGGCCCATTCCAAAGCAGATGAATGCGAAGTGTCGCTGCGGGGGGAAGAAGGGGGCAATATCCGCTATGCACGTAACGCTATCTCTACCGCAGGTGATATCGATAACACGGTCCTCTCCGTCACCTCCTATTTTGGTAAACGTTCCGGTACGGCCACCATCAACGAGTTTGATGATGCCGCCCTCGAAAGGGTAGTGCGCCGTGCGGAAGAACTGGCCCGCCTGGCGCCGGAAAACCCGGAATATATGCCGCTGCGCGGACCGGTGGATTTTAAAGAATCCAAAACATATGTGCCGGCTACCGCCGCCATCACGCCCGATACCCGCGCCGATGCCGTGGCCCAAAGCATACAGGTGGCCAAAGAAGCTCAACTGGAAGCTGCCGGTTTTATTGAGAATACCACCAGTTTCTCCGCGATACTCAACTCCAAAGGACTTTTTGCCTACGAGACAGATACCAATGTGGTGTTTACCATCACCACCCGCAACAGCGCCGGTACCGGCTCCGGTTTTGCCGCCCGCGGGTTCAACGATGTCAGTCGCCTCGATACGCTCTCCGCTACCAAAACAGCTGCCGCTAAAGCCAACAGCTCCGCCGGCGCCAAAGCGATAGAGCCGGGCAAATACACCGTCATCCTCGAACCGGTAGCAGCGACCTATATGCTGGAAAATATGTTCCGCGGCCTCGACGCCCGTAACGCCGACGAAGGCCGCAGCTTTATGAGCAAACCCGGTGGCGGCAACCGTATCGGGGAACAGCTCATGGATGACAAGGTGACCATCTACTCCGATCCCTTCCATCCCGATCTTCCCGCCGGCACCTGGAACCGCGAAGGATTCCCGCTGGAAAAAACAACATGGATCGATAAAGGCGTTGTTAAAAATCTCGCTTATTCCCAGTACTGGGCTAAAAATAAAGGCGTTCAACCAGTACCTATGCCATCCAATATCATCATGGAAGGCGGCACCGCATCGCTGGAGGAACTGATCAAAAGCACAGAGAAAGGCATCCTGGTGTCCCGCCTGTGGTATATCCGCCTCGTAGACGCGCAGACACTGCTGCTCACAGGCCTTACCCGTGACGGGACCTTCTACATCGAAAACGGTGAGATCAAATACCCGATTAAAAACCTCCGCTTTAACGAAAGCCCCGTGATCATGCTCAATAACGTAGAGGCATTGGGGAAAACGGAGAGGAGCCTCAGTATTGAGTCTTACCGGAGTTTTCTGATTCCGCCGATGAAAATAAGGGACTTCACTTTTACGTCTCTTTCCGACGCTATCTAA
- a CDS encoding BatA domain-containing protein — translation MTLAAGIAVPVFIHLWHRRPGKVLRISSIQLLTAASVRHARSWRVSDWWLLLLRCLLIILLALLLSQPVWRRPLTAHTVKGWVVAEKTAYPAFRMQIDSLLRQGFQLHAPDTGLARLHRPENLPPDTPAAAYWALLWALSRKVPADLPVYLFTGNRLARFSGPMPAVGLSLHWQTMTPPDSVDNWNDYTYLADSDSLRIRKGRSTPSGTTFSFVDTLPGAADTATLHYTIYTDKYQEDARYLAAALKAVQQYTHRKINLLLVKEAAVIPASQDWLWWLSDNPVPAGIKAGRVIRYATGTPQPVAATVAGTNIRVFQRLPVKDTTGAAWPDSYGNPLLARDQLYTHFHPAWNELPWSGDFPQKLLELLYPAAVDKQHDRRSIDARQLVLPVHAAVAKPAVNPLQETPLEKITWGILLLVFCAERYLSFKTGIAHE, via the coding sequence ATGACGCTTGCCGCCGGAATAGCCGTTCCGGTGTTTATCCACTTGTGGCATCGCCGCCCGGGAAAAGTACTCCGGATCAGCAGCATTCAACTGCTCACGGCCGCTTCGGTACGACATGCCCGCAGCTGGCGGGTGTCTGACTGGTGGCTGTTGCTGCTGCGCTGCCTGCTGATCATCCTGCTGGCGTTGTTGTTGTCTCAACCGGTTTGGCGCCGGCCGCTGACGGCCCACACCGTAAAAGGCTGGGTGGTGGCGGAAAAGACGGCATATCCCGCTTTCCGCATGCAAATCGATTCTTTGTTGCGGCAGGGATTTCAATTACATGCCCCCGATACCGGTTTGGCACGCCTGCACCGGCCGGAAAACCTCCCGCCCGATACCCCTGCTGCCGCTTACTGGGCACTGCTATGGGCACTTTCCCGAAAGGTGCCGGCAGATCTGCCGGTATATCTTTTTACGGGCAACCGGCTCGCCCGTTTCTCAGGGCCCATGCCGGCGGTGGGTTTATCCCTTCACTGGCAGACAATGACGCCGCCGGATTCGGTTGATAACTGGAATGACTATACGTATTTGGCGGATAGTGACAGCCTCCGTATCCGGAAGGGCAGGAGCACTCCGTCGGGCACCACTTTCAGTTTCGTCGATACATTGCCCGGCGCTGCTGATACGGCCACTTTGCATTATACCATCTATACCGATAAATACCAGGAAGACGCCCGCTACCTCGCGGCCGCGCTGAAAGCGGTACAGCAATATACCCACCGGAAAATCAACCTGCTGCTGGTAAAAGAGGCTGCCGTCATACCCGCTTCGCAGGACTGGCTCTGGTGGCTGTCCGACAACCCCGTGCCGGCCGGCATCAAGGCCGGACGGGTAATACGTTATGCTACCGGTACGCCACAGCCCGTGGCAGCCACCGTCGCCGGTACTAACATCCGCGTCTTTCAGCGCCTGCCGGTAAAAGATACCACCGGCGCCGCATGGCCCGACAGCTACGGTAACCCGTTGCTCGCCAGGGACCAGCTTTATACGCACTTTCACCCGGCATGGAATGAACTGCCCTGGAGCGGCGATTTTCCCCAAAAGTTGCTGGAACTGTTATATCCTGCCGCTGTTGATAAACAACATGACCGCCGTAGCATAGACGCCCGGCAACTCGTATTGCCGGTGCACGCGGCCGTAGCGAAACCGGCCGTCAACCCTCTGCAGGAAACGCCATTGGAGAAAATAACCTGGGGTATCCTGTTGCTGGTATTTTGCGCAGAACGATATCTCTCATTCAAAACGGGAATAGCCCATGAATAA
- a CDS encoding TldD/PmbA family protein — MKRKDFIQLSAMGLGALVLPNFSAFGTPVDPSRFLNDGMDVKLKKQLADVALNTARSKGATYADVRIGRYLNQFVVTREARVQNVANAESFGVGIRVIANGCWGFAATNTVTKEAIAKAAERAVAVAKANSRVTTTPVQLAPQKGYGEVSWKTPIVQSAFTIPVKDKVDLLLNVNSIAMKGGANFVNSAILAINEQKYFASTDGSYIDQDIHRLFPTFTVTKIDRASGKFETRKSLSSPVGMGYEYLTPTADNKVGGVVTRYKDRYDMLEDVKNATADVDQKLKAKSVEPGKYDLVLDPSHLWLTIHESVAHPTELDRVLGYEANYAGTSFLTLDKWKSRNFQFGSKLVNVVADKLQPGSLGAVGYDDEGVQCGQWDLIKDGVLVNYQAIRDQAHIIGLDHSQGCCYAQSWADVQFQRMPNVSLQPGKEKLSVDDMIKNVEKGIYIIGDGSFSIDQQRYNFQFGGQTFYEIKDGKIAGMLKDVAYQANTQEFWNSCTAIADKSDYRLGGAFNDGKGQPGQSNAVSHGSSTTRFNGVNVINTARKI; from the coding sequence TTGAAACGTAAAGACTTTATCCAGCTATCCGCTATGGGGCTGGGAGCACTCGTCCTGCCGAATTTTTCTGCTTTCGGCACACCCGTCGACCCATCACGCTTTCTCAATGATGGCATGGACGTAAAACTCAAGAAACAACTGGCAGATGTGGCGCTTAACACCGCCCGCAGTAAAGGAGCCACCTATGCAGACGTACGCATCGGCAGGTATCTCAACCAGTTTGTCGTAACCCGCGAAGCCCGCGTACAGAACGTCGCCAACGCGGAATCCTTTGGCGTGGGTATCCGCGTGATCGCCAACGGCTGTTGGGGTTTTGCCGCTACCAACACTGTCACCAAAGAAGCCATCGCGAAAGCGGCGGAAAGAGCGGTAGCGGTAGCAAAAGCCAATTCCCGCGTAACTACCACGCCGGTGCAGCTGGCCCCGCAGAAAGGTTATGGCGAGGTGTCATGGAAAACACCTATCGTACAAAGCGCCTTCACCATACCGGTGAAAGATAAAGTTGACCTGCTGCTCAATGTGAACAGCATCGCCATGAAAGGCGGCGCCAACTTTGTCAACTCTGCCATCCTGGCTATCAACGAACAGAAATATTTCGCGTCTACTGACGGCTCTTATATCGATCAGGACATTCATCGCCTGTTCCCTACTTTTACGGTCACTAAAATAGACCGCGCCAGCGGCAAATTCGAAACCCGCAAATCACTCAGCTCTCCCGTAGGCATGGGGTACGAATATCTGACGCCCACAGCAGACAATAAAGTCGGAGGTGTCGTTACCCGTTACAAAGACCGGTACGATATGCTGGAAGACGTAAAAAATGCTACCGCAGATGTAGACCAGAAACTGAAAGCCAAATCCGTAGAACCGGGTAAATACGACCTGGTACTGGACCCTTCCCATCTCTGGCTCACCATCCACGAATCGGTAGCACACCCCACGGAACTGGACCGCGTACTGGGTTATGAAGCCAATTACGCCGGCACCAGCTTCCTCACCCTCGACAAATGGAAGTCACGCAATTTCCAGTTTGGCAGCAAGCTGGTCAACGTAGTGGCGGATAAACTGCAACCCGGCTCCCTTGGCGCCGTAGGCTATGACGATGAAGGCGTGCAATGCGGCCAGTGGGACCTGATCAAAGACGGCGTGCTGGTCAACTACCAGGCTATCCGTGATCAGGCGCATATCATCGGCCTCGATCATTCCCAGGGATGCTGCTATGCCCAAAGCTGGGCGGACGTGCAGTTCCAGCGTATGCCCAACGTATCGCTGCAGCCCGGAAAAGAAAAACTCAGCGTGGACGATATGATCAAAAACGTGGAAAAAGGCATCTACATCATCGGTGACGGCTCCTTCTCCATCGATCAGCAACGGTACAATTTCCAGTTCGGCGGACAGACGTTCTACGAAATCAAAGACGGAAAGATTGCCGGTATGCTGAAAGACGTGGCTTACCAGGCCAATACGCAGGAGTTCTGGAACAGCTGTACCGCCATCGCGGACAAGAGCGACTACCGTCTCGGCGGCGCCTTCAACGACGGCAAGGGACAGCCCGGCCAGTCCAACGCCGTGTCCCATGGCAGTTCCACAACCCGTTTTAATGGTGTAAATGTTATTAACACAGCAAGAAAAATCTGA
- a CDS encoding PmbA/TldA family metallopeptidase produces the protein MKRREFLHYTGLGLGAGLLSQIPIIGKAVPLEAPWYTIDVAKKKELADVALNAARSKGATYTDVRIGRYLNQFIITREDKVENVVNTESYGIGIRVLANGSWGFASTDQMDKDSIARAAATAVAIAKENARLLTTPVQLAPQKGYGEVSWKTPIEKNAFDVPVKEKADLLLSVSDVAMKGGADYVGSFMFLVNEQKYFASSDGSYIDQDVHRIWPTFQITKIDKATGKFETRNALSSPAEWAMNT, from the coding sequence ATGAAAAGAAGAGAATTCCTCCATTACACAGGCCTCGGGCTGGGCGCAGGACTGCTGTCCCAGATACCGATCATCGGAAAAGCCGTTCCGCTGGAAGCCCCCTGGTATACCATCGACGTGGCTAAGAAAAAAGAACTTGCTGACGTGGCCCTCAACGCCGCCCGCAGCAAAGGCGCTACCTATACCGATGTACGCATAGGCCGTTATCTCAACCAGTTTATCATCACCCGGGAAGACAAAGTGGAGAATGTGGTCAACACAGAATCCTACGGTATCGGCATCCGGGTGCTGGCCAATGGTAGCTGGGGCTTCGCCTCCACCGACCAGATGGACAAAGACAGCATTGCCCGCGCTGCCGCCACCGCCGTGGCGATCGCCAAAGAAAATGCCCGCCTGCTGACCACTCCCGTACAACTCGCCCCGCAAAAAGGTTACGGAGAAGTCAGCTGGAAAACCCCCATCGAAAAAAATGCATTTGACGTACCCGTCAAAGAAAAAGCAGACCTGCTGCTCTCTGTCAGCGATGTGGCCATGAAAGGCGGCGCTGACTACGTAGGCTCTTTTATGTTCCTCGTGAACGAACAGAAGTATTTCGCTTCTTCCGACGGCTCTTATATCGATCAGGACGTACACCGTATCTGGCCTACGTTCCAGATCACCAAAATCGACAAGGCCACCGGCAAGTTCGAAACACGCAACGCCCTCAGCTCCCCCGCGGAATGGGCTATGAATACATGA
- a CDS encoding AAA family ATPase, giving the protein MGIQLLEKLPLLKQEIRKVIVGQEAVLDEVLVAMLAGGHCLLEGVPGLAKTLMVRTLSQALHLSFRRIQFTPDLMPTDIIGTEVLEEDHATGKRFFKFNKGPLFANIILADEINRTPPKTQSALLEAMQEFEVTYAGQTYALDRPFFILATQNPIEQSGTYPLPEAQLDRFLLYVKIGYPSEQEETAILSGTTGTRKVEVQPVLDANDIRQLQQLVREVSIDADLVSWVSRLVRNTRPDTTTVDYVKEWVRWGAGPRAGQALILTAKAHALLQGRYAATTEDITAMAYPVLRHRILMNFRAEAEGVHPDKVTEKLLQQIERTPTRLS; this is encoded by the coding sequence ATGGGTATACAATTGCTGGAAAAGTTACCGCTGCTTAAACAGGAAATCAGGAAAGTTATTGTTGGCCAGGAAGCCGTGCTGGACGAGGTATTGGTAGCCATGCTGGCCGGAGGCCACTGCCTGCTGGAAGGCGTGCCCGGGCTGGCCAAAACATTGATGGTGCGCACCCTGTCACAGGCATTGCACCTGTCCTTCCGCAGGATTCAGTTCACTCCCGACCTGATGCCCACCGATATCATCGGCACGGAAGTGCTGGAAGAAGATCATGCAACAGGCAAACGTTTTTTTAAGTTCAACAAAGGGCCCTTATTTGCTAATATAATACTGGCGGACGAAATCAACCGTACGCCGCCTAAAACGCAATCCGCACTGCTGGAGGCGATGCAGGAGTTTGAAGTCACCTATGCCGGGCAAACCTATGCGCTGGACAGGCCGTTTTTTATCCTCGCCACCCAGAACCCGATAGAACAGTCCGGTACATACCCGCTGCCGGAAGCGCAACTCGACCGTTTTCTGCTGTACGTCAAAATCGGTTACCCCTCTGAACAGGAGGAAACCGCTATCCTGTCCGGTACCACCGGTACTCGTAAAGTTGAAGTGCAACCGGTGCTGGATGCTAATGATATCAGGCAGTTACAGCAGCTGGTACGCGAAGTGTCCATCGATGCAGACCTGGTATCCTGGGTAAGCCGGCTGGTACGCAACACCCGTCCAGATACCACCACCGTCGACTATGTAAAGGAATGGGTGCGCTGGGGCGCAGGCCCCCGGGCCGGCCAGGCACTGATCCTCACTGCCAAAGCCCATGCTTTGCTACAGGGCCGCTACGCCGCTACCACAGAAGATATTACCGCTATGGCTTATCCCGTGCTGCGTCACCGCATCCTCATGAATTTCAGAGCAGAAGCGGAAGGCGTACACCCGGATAAGGTAACGGAGAAATTGTTGCAACAAATAGAAAGAACACCTACCCGCTTATCCTGA
- a CDS encoding DUF58 domain-containing protein produces MSNLLDPKVLLAIKDLPLAAKTAVDGFMAGMHASRVKGAGLEFSQYRSYQPGDDLRWLDWKMYARSDRYYIRESEMETSIDISFLVDASNSMLHTEDGISKINYARYLAASLAYLAHLQGDAAGLAVLHHGRLFTMTARREAQHMARLYYQLEQIQPGGTFTAPVQYRDLFSGPHNRQLLIFITDYYEQSGEITTLLQTLSALGHEILVFHLLGEKECTGDFRGYDAVEDLETGQRLELTGIADTNYPSRLEQYNDHLRTQLLQRRIYYRQLLLQEPLDTALRDFLNQRNKMRK; encoded by the coding sequence ATGAGTAACCTGCTGGACCCGAAAGTATTGCTGGCTATCAAAGACCTGCCGCTCGCCGCTAAAACGGCGGTGGATGGCTTTATGGCCGGAATGCATGCCAGCAGGGTAAAAGGAGCCGGACTGGAATTCAGCCAGTACCGCAGCTATCAGCCGGGAGATGATCTCCGCTGGCTCGACTGGAAGATGTATGCCCGCTCCGACAGGTATTATATCCGGGAGTCGGAAATGGAAACCAGCATCGACATCAGTTTCCTGGTAGATGCCAGCAATTCCATGCTCCATACGGAAGACGGGATCTCTAAAATAAATTACGCCCGTTACCTCGCGGCTTCGCTCGCTTACCTGGCGCATCTCCAGGGCGACGCAGCCGGACTGGCGGTGCTGCACCATGGCCGCCTGTTTACCATGACGGCCAGAAGAGAAGCCCAGCACATGGCACGCCTGTATTACCAGCTGGAGCAAATACAGCCAGGCGGTACTTTTACAGCGCCTGTACAATACCGCGATCTCTTCAGCGGTCCGCATAACCGGCAGCTGCTCATCTTCATCACGGATTATTATGAGCAGTCGGGTGAAATCACCACCCTGTTACAAACATTATCGGCCCTGGGGCACGAAATACTGGTGTTTCACCTGCTCGGAGAAAAGGAATGCACCGGCGATTTCAGGGGCTACGATGCGGTAGAAGACCTGGAAACAGGCCAGCGGCTGGAACTGACGGGCATTGCTGATACGAACTATCCTTCAAGGCTTGAACAATACAACGATCACCTGCGTACACAATTGCTGCAGCGGCGTATCTATTACCGGCAACTGCTGCTGCAGGAGCCGCTGGATACCGCCCTCCGCGATTTTCTGAACCAGCGTAATAAAATGAGAAAATAG